In a single window of the Acetivibrio clariflavus DSM 19732 genome:
- a CDS encoding chemotaxis protein CheX: MNVEYINPFIEASQTVLKQTANIDAKLGKVFLKTSPYKSDCVVIIVGLTGKMRGQAVFSMTRNIAMYIASAMMGGVPINELDEMAKSAISELSNMILGNAATILYKKGIGVEITPPSLLMGDNLQISTNKMKTICIPLIFNDEQQMEIDISVVE, encoded by the coding sequence ATGAATGTGGAATATATAAACCCTTTCATAGAAGCTAGCCAAACAGTATTGAAACAGACGGCAAATATTGATGCAAAGCTCGGAAAGGTTTTTTTGAAAACTTCTCCCTATAAAAGTGACTGTGTTGTAATTATTGTTGGCTTAACTGGCAAGATGAGAGGTCAGGCTGTATTTTCCATGACTAGAAATATTGCTATGTATATAGCATCTGCCATGATGGGTGGTGTGCCTATTAATGAACTGGATGAAATGGCTAAAAGTGCTATATCAGAGCTTAGTAATATGATTTTAGGAAATGCTGCCACCATTTTATATAAAAAGGGAATAGGAGTAGAGATTACACCACCTTCGCTTTTAATGGGTGATAATTTGCAGATTTCCACAAATAAAATGAAAACCATTTGCATACCGCTGATATTTAACGATGAACAGCAGATGGAAATAGATATTTCTGTAGTTGAATAG
- a CDS encoding M20/M25/M40 family metallo-hydrolase, protein MVNRQRMVDEFLELVRIDSLTYKEKEMAECLKAKLSNMGLSVEEDDAGIKIGGNSGNLICKIDGNKSVPAVLLMAHMDTVTPGIGKKPVIDGNIIRTDGTTVLGGDDAAGIECILEAIRVLKENNLPHGDIFVVFTVAEEGGLWGAKNLDISRINAKYAFVMDDGGNIGHVAVNAPAQNKIDVIVTGKAAHAGMEPEKGVSAIQIAAEAISNMKLGRIDDETTANVGVINGGQATNIICDKVEIKAEARSRDMIKLQSQTEHMKECFYNAAQKYGGSIDFKSELLYPSFSISEQDDIIKILKEASKKAGVELVLEATGGGSDTNIINSKGIKAVDVSVGMDKVHSVEEQICIDDLVKAAEFLIAIITSIK, encoded by the coding sequence ATGGTAAACAGGCAGAGAATGGTGGATGAATTTCTTGAGTTGGTCAGGATTGACAGCTTAACTTATAAAGAAAAGGAAATGGCAGAATGTTTGAAAGCTAAACTTAGCAATATGGGGCTTTCTGTCGAGGAGGACGATGCAGGAATTAAAATTGGCGGAAATTCCGGAAATTTGATATGTAAGATTGATGGAAATAAAAGTGTTCCTGCTGTGTTGCTGATGGCACATATGGACACTGTAACTCCGGGAATAGGGAAAAAGCCTGTAATAGACGGAAATATCATAAGAACCGATGGTACCACGGTATTGGGCGGCGATGATGCTGCTGGCATAGAATGTATCCTTGAAGCAATAAGAGTTTTAAAGGAGAACAATTTGCCCCACGGAGATATATTTGTAGTATTTACCGTTGCCGAGGAAGGCGGGCTGTGGGGAGCCAAAAATCTCGATATAAGCAGGATTAATGCCAAATATGCCTTTGTAATGGACGATGGAGGAAATATAGGACATGTGGCAGTTAATGCGCCGGCACAGAATAAAATTGATGTAATAGTGACCGGTAAGGCGGCTCATGCGGGAATGGAGCCGGAGAAGGGAGTCAGTGCAATACAGATTGCTGCAGAAGCTATATCAAATATGAAGCTCGGCAGAATTGACGATGAAACTACTGCCAATGTTGGAGTAATAAACGGGGGGCAGGCAACCAATATAATATGCGACAAAGTAGAGATAAAAGCAGAAGCAAGAAGCCGTGATATGATAAAACTCCAAAGTCAGACAGAGCATATGAAAGAGTGTTTTTATAATGCAGCACAAAAATATGGAGGCAGTATTGATTTTAAATCGGAACTGTTATATCCTTCCTTCAGCATAAGTGAGCAGGATGATATAATAAAAATACTGAAAGAGGCTTCAAAAAAAGCCGGAGTTGAACTTGTACTGGAAGCTACCGGTGGAGGAAGCGACACAAACATTATAAACAGCAAGGGAATAAAAGCTGTGGATGTAAGTGTAGGTATGGACAAAGTACATAGTGTTGAAGAGCAGATTTGCATTGATGACTTGGTAAAAGCGGCAGAATTTTTGATTGCGATAATAACATCGATTAAATAA
- the trmL gene encoding tRNA (uridine(34)/cytosine(34)/5-carboxymethylaminomethyluridine(34)-2'-O)-methyltransferase TrmL — translation MAVNIVLVEPEIPQNTGNIVRTCAAVGAKLHLIKPLGFSVEDKYLKRAGLDYWNEVDIFYYDSFQELREKYPDSLFYYATTKALKTYADIKYPEDCFLVFGKESKGLPEELLLKNKDYCIRIPMKGDIRSLNLSNSVAIIVYEVLRQSNFKGMTVQGKLTKYEW, via the coding sequence TTGGCTGTTAATATAGTGTTGGTTGAACCTGAAATACCTCAGAATACAGGAAATATAGTCAGGACATGTGCTGCAGTCGGTGCAAAACTGCATTTGATAAAGCCTTTGGGTTTTTCTGTTGAAGATAAATATTTGAAGCGTGCAGGTCTTGATTATTGGAATGAAGTTGATATATTTTACTATGACAGCTTTCAGGAATTAAGGGAAAAGTATCCCGATTCTTTATTTTACTATGCCACAACAAAAGCTTTAAAAACCTATGCTGATATTAAGTACCCGGAAGATTGCTTCTTAGTGTTTGGAAAGGAAAGTAAGGGTCTGCCGGAAGAACTGTTATTAAAGAACAAGGATTATTGTATAAGGATTCCGATGAAGGGAGATATTCGATCCCTCAATTTGTCCAATTCGGTTGCAATTATTGTTTATGAAGTTTTAAGGCAGAGCAATTTTAAAGGTATGACAGTGCAAGGGAAGCTGACAAAATACGAGTGGTAA
- the gap gene encoding type I glyceraldehyde-3-phosphate dehydrogenase — protein MAVKVGINGFGRIGRLVFRASLNNPNVEVVGINDPFIDLEYMKYMLKYDTVHGQFKGTIGDKDGKLVVNGKEISVFACMNPEEIPWKDCGAEYIVESTGVFTTTEKASAHLKGGAKKVVISAPSADAPMFVMGVNHDKYTKDMVVVSNASCTTNCLAPLAKVIHENFGIVEGLMTTVHATTATQKTVDGPSKKDWRGGRAAAGNIIPSSTGAAKAVGKVIPELNGKLTGMAFRVPTLDVSVVDLTCRLEKAATYDEIKEAVKKASENELKGILGYTEDEVVSSDFIGDARTSIFDAKAGISLNSNFVKLVSWYDNEWGYSNKVVDLIAHMASVDSK, from the coding sequence ATGGCAGTTAAAGTTGGTATTAATGGTTTTGGACGTATCGGACGTCTTGTTTTTAGAGCATCATTGAACAATCCTAATGTTGAGGTAGTAGGTATTAACGACCCATTTATTGACCTTGAATACATGAAATACATGCTTAAATATGATACTGTACATGGTCAATTTAAGGGAACAATAGGCGATAAAGACGGTAAATTGGTTGTAAACGGTAAAGAAATCAGTGTATTTGCTTGCATGAATCCTGAAGAAATTCCATGGAAAGATTGCGGTGCTGAATATATCGTAGAATCTACAGGTGTATTCACTACTACTGAAAAAGCTTCCGCTCACTTGAAAGGCGGTGCTAAAAAAGTTGTTATCAGTGCACCTTCAGCTGATGCTCCAATGTTCGTAATGGGTGTTAACCATGATAAATACACTAAAGATATGGTTGTTGTTTCTAACGCTTCTTGTACAACAAACTGCTTGGCACCATTGGCAAAGGTTATCCACGAAAACTTTGGTATAGTTGAAGGTTTAATGACTACAGTTCATGCTACTACAGCTACTCAGAAGACTGTTGACGGTCCTTCAAAGAAAGACTGGAGAGGCGGACGTGCAGCTGCTGGTAACATAATTCCTTCATCAACCGGTGCAGCTAAAGCAGTTGGAAAAGTTATTCCTGAATTGAACGGAAAACTCACTGGTATGGCATTCAGAGTACCTACTCTTGACGTATCTGTTGTTGACTTGACTTGCCGTTTGGAAAAAGCTGCTACTTATGATGAAATAAAAGAAGCTGTTAAGAAAGCATCCGAAAACGAATTGAAGGGTATCTTAGGATACACTGAAGATGAAGTTGTATCATCCGACTTCATTGGTGATGCACGTACATCAATATTTGATGCTAAAGCAGGTATATCCTTGAACAGCAACTTTGTTAAATTAGTTTCATGGTATGACAACGAATGGGGTTACTCCAACAAAGTTGTTGACTTGATAGCACACATGGCAAGTGTTGACTCTAAATAA
- a CDS encoding DUF2156 domain-containing protein has protein sequence MLQLREVNIDDKQTFDKYITKHNPQISELNFTNIFMWRNSYKFRFGEVGEMLCLISVPDNDEPFAFEPIGAYTKEAFIQAIDEISNYFKEKNWKLVFKRVEEDKLDYFKEYFKNGIDITDDRNNSDYLYLSEDLINLKGKKYHKKKNHLNSFTKNYEFEYVKLTDDLIDECIRINEEWCKKRSCEQHRNLYCERLANLEALTNFKKLKYEGALIKVNGKYEAFTVGELLNSDTAVIHIEKANDDIRGLYNAINQQFCENTWKNTVYINREQDLGIEGLRKAKLSYNPVKLVNKYTITCK, from the coding sequence ATGCTGCAACTTAGGGAAGTAAATATTGATGATAAACAAACATTCGACAAATACATAACGAAGCACAATCCCCAGATTTCAGAGCTTAATTTCACAAATATCTTTATGTGGCGCAATTCCTATAAATTCAGGTTTGGAGAAGTCGGTGAAATGTTATGCCTTATATCAGTTCCTGACAATGATGAGCCTTTTGCCTTTGAACCTATCGGTGCTTATACTAAAGAAGCTTTTATACAGGCAATTGATGAAATATCCAATTACTTTAAAGAAAAAAACTGGAAACTTGTTTTTAAGAGAGTGGAAGAGGATAAGCTCGACTATTTTAAGGAGTACTTTAAGAATGGCATTGATATAACTGACGACAGAAATAACAGCGATTACTTGTATCTTTCGGAGGATCTCATCAATCTGAAAGGCAAGAAGTATCACAAAAAGAAAAACCATCTGAATAGTTTTACGAAAAACTATGAGTTTGAATATGTAAAATTAACCGATGACTTAATAGATGAATGCATAAGAATAAACGAAGAATGGTGTAAAAAAAGAAGTTGTGAACAGCATAGAAATCTTTATTGTGAAAGGCTTGCCAACCTGGAAGCTCTCACTAATTTTAAAAAACTTAAATATGAGGGAGCTTTAATTAAAGTAAACGGGAAATATGAGGCTTTTACTGTGGGCGAGCTGCTAAATTCCGATACGGCTGTTATTCATATTGAAAAGGCCAATGATGATATCAGAGGGTTATATAATGCCATTAATCAGCAGTTCTGCGAAAATACATGGAAAAACACTGTTTATATAAACAGAGAACAGGATCTTGGCATTGAAGGTCTTAGAAAAGCAAAATTGTCATATAATCCTGTTAAGCTTGTAAATAAATATACTATAACTTGTAAATAA
- a CDS encoding 6-phosphofructokinase, which translates to MIKRIGVLTGGGDCPGLNAVLRAVVKTAIVKYGYEVIGFKDGFKGLVDNKFVKLELDDVSGLLDRGGTILGTSNKHNPFKFPVNVDGNTEYKDMSKRVLENLDMFGIDCMVFIGGDGTLTTARDLMKMGIKGIGVPKTIDNDLSGTDTTFGFMTAVYTATEAIDKLHSTAESHHRVMILEVMGRYAGWIALEAGISGGADVILIPEIPYDINKVAQKVMERKNRGKSFSIIVVAEGAKDVEGDMVVNKVVEDSPDPIRLGGVGNKIAAEIERITGIESRVTVLGHLQRGGTPVPYDRILSTRYGVHAVELINQGKFGMMVSLKGNRITEVPIEEAVGTLKTVDPDGELVKIAKSLGVGFGD; encoded by the coding sequence ATGATAAAGAGAATAGGTGTACTTACGGGTGGTGGAGATTGCCCGGGATTAAATGCTGTTTTGAGAGCTGTGGTTAAAACTGCAATAGTCAAATACGGTTATGAGGTTATAGGATTTAAAGACGGATTTAAAGGGTTGGTTGATAATAAATTTGTCAAGCTTGAATTGGATGACGTTTCCGGACTTCTTGACCGGGGCGGTACAATTTTGGGTACATCCAACAAACATAATCCTTTTAAATTTCCGGTAAATGTAGATGGAAATACAGAATATAAAGATATGTCCAAAAGGGTGCTGGAAAACCTGGACATGTTTGGAATTGATTGTATGGTGTTTATTGGAGGAGACGGTACGCTGACTACAGCAAGGGATCTGATGAAAATGGGAATTAAAGGAATAGGTGTACCGAAAACAATTGACAATGACTTGTCCGGGACTGACACAACTTTCGGATTTATGACGGCAGTATATACAGCTACTGAAGCTATAGACAAGCTCCACTCCACGGCTGAATCCCACCATAGAGTAATGATTCTTGAGGTTATGGGAAGATATGCCGGTTGGATAGCGTTAGAAGCAGGTATTTCCGGTGGGGCAGACGTTATTTTGATTCCCGAAATACCCTATGATATAAATAAAGTGGCTCAAAAAGTTATGGAAAGAAAGAATCGCGGCAAAAGTTTCAGTATTATTGTTGTTGCAGAAGGTGCAAAAGATGTTGAAGGCGATATGGTGGTCAATAAGGTTGTCGAAGACAGTCCCGATCCAATTAGACTTGGGGGAGTAGGTAATAAAATTGCTGCAGAAATAGAAAGAATTACCGGAATTGAATCTAGAGTCACAGTATTGGGACACCTGCAAAGAGGCGGGACACCGGTGCCTTACGACAGAATACTATCGACCAGGTATGGCGTTCACGCTGTGGAACTGATTAATCAGGGAAAATTCGGTATGATGGTAAGTCTAAAGGGAAACAGAATTACAGAGGTACCGATAGAGGAGGCTGTTGGCACTTTGAAGACAGTGGATCCCGATGGAGAACTGGTAAAAATAGCGAAAAGCCTTGGGGTGGGTTTTGGCGATTAA
- a CDS encoding stage V sporulation protein AE, with translation MEKRKVILVTDGDDVARSAVELATYNIGGRCISASAGNPTPLSGSEIIELIKSAPHDPVVVMVDDKGMKGKGKGELVMETIMKDDSIEVLGVVAVSSNGRDCKGLPLTCSITKDGKIVKNGVDKYGNEIPNKKICGDTLSILKDMKDVVIVGIGDPGKMDTMDEITKGSPITTMALKEILKRNGLAQ, from the coding sequence ATGGAAAAGCGAAAAGTTATACTGGTTACGGATGGTGATGATGTGGCCAGAAGTGCAGTTGAACTGGCAACATACAACATTGGAGGCAGGTGTATTTCAGCTTCTGCGGGCAACCCCACACCATTATCGGGTTCGGAAATTATAGAACTTATTAAATCCGCACCGCATGACCCTGTAGTTGTTATGGTGGATGATAAAGGAATGAAGGGTAAGGGAAAAGGTGAACTTGTTATGGAAACAATTATGAAAGATGACAGTATTGAGGTTTTAGGAGTTGTAGCTGTATCGTCAAACGGAAGAGATTGCAAAGGATTACCCTTAACTTGTTCCATAACGAAAGACGGCAAAATCGTAAAAAATGGTGTGGATAAGTATGGAAATGAAATTCCCAATAAAAAAATTTGTGGAGATACTTTGAGTATATTAAAGGATATGAAGGATGTTGTTATAGTTGGTATCGGAGATCCGGGGAAAATGGATACCATGGATGAAATTACAAAAGGCTCACCCATAACAACAATGGCATTGAAAGAAATATTGAAAAGAAATGGTTTGGCTCAGTAA